From the Lolium rigidum isolate FL_2022 chromosome 2, APGP_CSIRO_Lrig_0.1, whole genome shotgun sequence genome, one window contains:
- the LOC124690895 gene encoding BTB/POZ and MATH domain-containing protein 2-like, translating into MEMKKNKRYCYQKVLQDMFVMDDSFTIRCDIVVVHNYRASDDAQAFVSVPPCDLRWHFGELLKTEKGANVVFEVGGETVAAHRCVLAARSSVFSAELFGPMMEGNAAGVVVRIEDMNAEVFKALLHFVYTGSLPEPLKDDEDFTYQHLLVAADRYGMERLKLICEEKLCKYINVGSAAIILALAEQHHCVGLKKACFSFLAAPANLRAVVATDGFQHLSKSCPSLMVEVITMSCALVE; encoded by the coding sequence TTCGTTATGGACGACTCGTTCACCATCCGGTGCGACATCGTCGTCGTCCACAACTACCGGGCATCGGACGACGCCCAGGCATTCGTCTCGGTGCCTCCCTGCGACCTGCGCTGGCACTTCGGCGAGCTCCTCAAGACCGAGAAGGGCGCCAACGTGGTGTTTGAGGTCGGCGGTGAGACGGTTGCGGCGCACCGTTGCGTGCTCGCCGCCCGCTCCTCGGTCTTCAGCGCCGAGCTCTTCGGACCGATGATGGAGGGAAATGCCGCTGGCGTCGTGGTGCGCATAGAAGACATGAATGCGGAGGTGTTCAAGGCATTGCTCCATTTTGTGTACACGGGCTCATTGCCAGAGCCGCTGAAGGATGATGAAGACTTCACCTACCAGCATCTGCTTGTCGCAGCGGATAGGTATGGCATGGAGCGGCTGAAGCTGATCTGCGAGGAGAAGCTATGCAAGTACATAAATGTGGGCTCGGCGGCGATCATCTTGGCGCTAGCCGAGCAGCACCATTGTGTGGGCCTGAAGAAGGCGTGCTTCAGTTTTCTCGCTGCTCCAGCGAATCTGAGGGCGGTCGTGGCCACTGACGGCTTCCAGCATCTGAGCAAGAGTTGCCCTTCTCTTATGGTCGAGGTGATCACCATGTCCTGTGCATTAGTTGAGTGA